TGCCTTCTGGAGCTTGGTGACGGTGATCTGGCCGTTGACCCGGTCAGCATCGAACTCGATCTTGGTTCCGGCCTTCAACCCTTTCAGCATGGCCGGATCGCCAGCGCGGAACACCATGGTCATCGCGTCCATGTCGAGATTCTTGATCGGGCCATGATTGATGGTGAGCTTGCCCTGGGGTTCGTCGACCTTGGTGACGGTGCCGCTGACCGACTGCGCTGCGGCCGGCAGGGCAAGGAGAAGAAGGGCGAGGGTCGCTGTCGTCCTGAGCACGGGGTGCTCCTTTCTCTGAGAATTACTTGACGATGATCTTGCCGGTCATGCCCGCTTCGCGGTGACCAGGGATCAGGCAGGAGAAGTCGAATTCGCCCGCCTTGGTGAAGGCCCAGACGATCTCGCCGGTCTTCTTCGGCTGAAGGCGCCTGGCGTTCGGATCGTCATGCTCCATGTCGGGGTTCTTCTGCATCTCGACCGCGTGCTTGAGGTTCTCTTCCAGCGTCGCCAGGACGAGCTCATGGTCGAGCTCGCCATTGTTGCGCAGCTGGAAGCGGATCTGCTCGCCGCGGCGCACCTCGATCCGGTCGGGGATGAAGGACATCTTGCCGTCGCGTTCGGCCATCGCCACGGCGATGATCCGCGCCGGCTTCTTGGGGTCTCCCGGCTTGCCATAGGCGGTCTCGTCGCCATGGCCGTGGCCGGCGCCACCGGGGCCTGCCAGGGCAGTGCCGGCGGAGAACAGAACCGCGATCGCGGCGAGCTTGAATGCTGTCGTCATGAGGCTCTCCTGCTGAGATCGATGTCTTCAGTGATTGGAATGAGAGTTCTTGGCCGCAGGCCGGGGCTTGCCGTCCGGACCGAGGCTCGGCTTGCGCGGGTCCTTGACCCGCCATTCGGTCGGGTCGACGCCGCTGTCGGGGGAGGTGCCGCGCGGCGCCTCGGCGAGCTTCTGGCCCTTGTATTCGAAGGCGACGGTTCCCTCCGGATGCTTGAACCAGCCGGGGTCCTTGTAGTCGTTCCTGGCGAGGCCCTCGCGGACCTTCACCACCGAGAACATGCCGCCCATCTCGACCGGGCCGAACTGGGCGAAACCGGTCATCATCGGCAGGGTATTCTCGGGGAGCGGCATCTCCATCGAGCCCATCTCGCCCATGCCGTTCGAGCCCATTGGCATATAGCCGGGCGCGATCTTGGCGATGCGCTTGGCCAGGTCCTTCTTGTTGACGCCGATATAGTTCTTCACCGAATGCCCCATCGCATTCATGGTGTGATGCGATTTGTGGCAATGGATCGCCCAGTCGCCGAGCTCGTCGGCGACGAAGTCGAAGGCGCGCATCTGGCCGACGGCGCAGTCGATCGAGACCTCGTCCCAGGCCGCCGCCGGATCGACCCAGCCGCCATCCGTGCACGAGACCTTGAACTCGTAGCCGTGCATGTGGATCGGGTGGTTGGTCATGGTCAGGTTGCCGAAGCGGATCCTGACCTTGTCGTTCTTGCCGACGACGAGCGGGTCGATGCCCGGGAACACGCGGCTGTTCCAGCACCACATGTTGAACTCGGTCATCTCGGCGACGCGCGGCACATAGGAGCCGGGCTCGATGTCGAAGGCGTTGAGCAGGAAGACGAAGTCGCGGTCGACACGGCGGAAGGCCGGGTCCTTCGGATGGACGACGAAGAAACCCATCATGCCCATAGCCATCTGGACCATTTCGTCCGAGTGCGGGTGGTACATGTAGGTGCCCGAGCGCCGCAGCTGGAACTCGTAGACGAAGGTCTTGCCCGGCGGGATATGCGGCTGCGTCAAACCGCCGACGCCGTCCATGCCATTGGGCAGGCGCTGGCCGTGCCAGTGCACCGCCGTGCTCTCCGGCAGCTTGTTGGTGACGTAGATGCGGACCTTGTCGCCCTCGACCGCCTCGATCGTCGGCCCCGGCGACTGGCCGTTATAGCCCCAGAGATAGCCCTTCATGCCGGGGGCGAACTCACGCACCACCGGCTCGGCGACGAGATGGAACTCCTTCCAGTCGCCGTTCATGCGCCAGGGCAGCGACCAGCCGTTCAGGGTCGCAACCGGCTGGTAATCCGGCCCCGTCGTCGGAACCAGAGGCGCCTGCGTCGTCGCCTCGGCCATGGTGGGTGCCTCCGGCACAGCGGCGAAGGCTGTGCGTCCCGACACTGCGGTTGCTCCGGCCAGGACGAGCCCGGACGAGCCGATGAAGCCTCTGCGCGATAGCGTGGTCATTGTTCCGCTCCTTCCGCCCGCTCAGTGCCCGCCGCCGGCATCGCCGCCGCCTGCAGCGGCGACCGTGGCCGCGCCTCCGCCTCCGCTGCCGCCACCGATCAGCGCGTGCTTGAAGTCGGTATGAGCGATCCAGAAATCGCGCCGGGCATTGATCGCCGCGACATTCGAGAGGATGCGGTTGCGGGCATCGGTGATCAGGTCGGTCACGTCGTTGAGCATGCCGCTGTAGTGCAGCAGCGACTGCTCCTGGATGATCTTGCGCAGCGGCAGGACATTGTTCTGGTATTGCCGGGTGATGTCGTAGTTGGCGCGGTAGGCGGTATAGGCCTCGCGCGCCTCGGAGCGGGCATTGACCGCCTTTTCCGCCAGCCTGTTGGCGGCTTGCATGTAGGTCTGCTCGGCGAGCGCGACCTTGGACTGGCCGAAATCGTAGATCGGGATGTCGATCTCCAGCTCCAGCGTCCTGCTGCGGCTGGATTCGCGCTCGACATGGCCATGGTCGTCGATGCTGCGGCTGCGGTCATAGGTGCGGCGCCCGAGCAGGTCGATATCGTCTACGAAGCGCGTCGCATTGGCGAGGCCGAGCGACTTCGCCAGCGTGTCGAGCTCGGCCCGCGCAATCTGGATGTCGATGCGCTTGCGCAGCGCCTCGGCCTCGATCGCCTTGACCGATTGCAGCCGCGGCAGCGGAGGCAAGCTGCCGAGCCGGAATTTCAGGTCGTCACCCCAGAGCCCGAGCTGGCGAATGAGCCGCTCGCGCTCCTGGCGTTGCTGCTGGCGCGCCTGGGCGAGCTGAACCGTCAATTCGGCCTCGAAGGCGAACTCGCGCGCCTGGTCGATCTTGTTGACGCCGCCGGACTCGCCGAGCCGTTTGAACAGTTCGGAAGCGGCGTCGGCGGAGTTCTTGGCCTCCTGGTAGAAGGCGACCTGGGCATTGGCGGCGGCGGCCCGGTAGTACTGGCGGCGGGCATCGGCAGCGAGCCGAAGCACCGCTTCGATCGCGCGCAATTGCGCGGTCTTGAAGCGATCGCCAGCGATCTCGGCCCTCGCCGGCAAGGTGATGAGCGCGAGCAGGCTGCCGACGATCTGGCGCTCGACCTCGACCTCGAAGCGGCCGGAGAGCTTGGAGATGCCGAAGCGCGGATTGGGCGGCAGGCTGGCGGCGACCATCTGCGCCTCGGCAATGCCGAGCTCGTTGAAGGACGCTTGCAGCCCGCGATTGCCGAGCAGCGCGACCTGGACGGCGCTGTCGGCGGTCAGCGGCTTGCGCAGGAGCTGGTCGATCCGCGCCTTCGCCGTGAGCGCTATCCTGTCGTCGCCGATCTTGACCACGTCCTTGCCGATATCGGCGTAAGTCGCGGCCTGGATCGGCGCCATCCCGCCATCGGGCGAGAAGCCGGCACAGCCGCCGAGCAGCGCTGTCGTGCCGGCGAGCAGGCCCCAGCGCAGCATGCGGCGGGCATTCGGCATGGTCGGAGCGATCAAGGTCGGCCTTTCAAGCGACGGAGCAAGCGAAGTGATCGGTTGGACGGGCAGCGTCATGATTTCGGCCCGACCTGGCGGTTCAGCTCGTGCCAATCCTTGGGCTCGGCCGGGCGGAAGCTCGCGGCGCCGGCCGTCACGCTGCGATAGCCGACAGCAGGAACGCGGGCGTTCGGATCGGCCGGCCGCGCCAGATGGTCCGGGATCGTTGCGGCGCAGGCGCCCAGCGCCAGACCAACCGCCATCAGCAACGGCACCTTCACCAACCTCACGACTCGGCTCCCCTGTTTCGATGCAGCAGGGGTAGCAGCGGCCTTTCGCGGGCGTCCGTTACAAATTGTTTCAAAGCGGTGCGGGCGGTTGGCCCGCGAGCGCGCTATTGTGCTGGCGAGATGACAGGAGCCCGCTCGCGGGGACACGGACATTCCAACCGAAGCACAGCCAGAGATGGAGCAGGCTCCCGTCGCGACGACCGTCGACGACCACGGCCATATCCTGGTGGTCGACGACGATCCGCAGATCAGGCTGCTCGTCGCGCGCTTCCTGCAGCGGCACGGCTATCAGGTTACCGGCGCACCGGACGGGCGAGCCA
This genomic interval from Bosea sp. 29B contains the following:
- a CDS encoding cupredoxin family protein, which gives rise to MTTAFKLAAIAVLFSAGTALAGPGGAGHGHGDETAYGKPGDPKKPARIIAVAMAERDGKMSFIPDRIEVRRGEQIRFQLRNNGELDHELVLATLEENLKHAVEMQKNPDMEHDDPNARRLQPKKTGEIVWAFTKAGEFDFSCLIPGHREAGMTGKIIVK
- a CDS encoding copper-binding protein yields the protein MLRTTATLALLLLALPAAAQSVSGTVTKVDEPQGKLTINHGPIKNLDMDAMTMVFRAGDPAMLKGLKAGTKIEFDADRVNGQITVTKLQKAK
- a CDS encoding TolC family protein, whose protein sequence is MIAPTMPNARRMLRWGLLAGTTALLGGCAGFSPDGGMAPIQAATYADIGKDVVKIGDDRIALTAKARIDQLLRKPLTADSAVQVALLGNRGLQASFNELGIAEAQMVAASLPPNPRFGISKLSGRFEVEVERQIVGSLLALITLPARAEIAGDRFKTAQLRAIEAVLRLAADARRQYYRAAAANAQVAFYQEAKNSADAASELFKRLGESGGVNKIDQAREFAFEAELTVQLAQARQQQRQERERLIRQLGLWGDDLKFRLGSLPPLPRLQSVKAIEAEALRKRIDIQIARAELDTLAKSLGLANATRFVDDIDLLGRRTYDRSRSIDDHGHVERESSRSRTLELEIDIPIYDFGQSKVALAEQTYMQAANRLAEKAVNARSEAREAYTAYRANYDITRQYQNNVLPLRKIIQEQSLLHYSGMLNDVTDLITDARNRILSNVAAINARRDFWIAHTDFKHALIGGGSGGGGAATVAAAGGGDAGGGH
- a CDS encoding copper oxidase, whose protein sequence is MTTLSRRGFIGSSGLVLAGATAVSGRTAFAAVPEAPTMAEATTQAPLVPTTGPDYQPVATLNGWSLPWRMNGDWKEFHLVAEPVVREFAPGMKGYLWGYNGQSPGPTIEAVEGDKVRIYVTNKLPESTAVHWHGQRLPNGMDGVGGLTQPHIPPGKTFVYEFQLRRSGTYMYHPHSDEMVQMAMGMMGFFVVHPKDPAFRRVDRDFVFLLNAFDIEPGSYVPRVAEMTEFNMWCWNSRVFPGIDPLVVGKNDKVRIRFGNLTMTNHPIHMHGYEFKVSCTDGGWVDPAAAWDEVSIDCAVGQMRAFDFVADELGDWAIHCHKSHHTMNAMGHSVKNYIGVNKKDLAKRIAKIAPGYMPMGSNGMGEMGSMEMPLPENTLPMMTGFAQFGPVEMGGMFSVVKVREGLARNDYKDPGWFKHPEGTVAFEYKGQKLAEAPRGTSPDSGVDPTEWRVKDPRKPSLGPDGKPRPAAKNSHSNH